The Sabethes cyaneus chromosome 3, idSabCyanKW18_F2, whole genome shotgun sequence DNA window GTATCCACCGTGTTCGTGAGAATATCCTCTATCTTCTACATATGAAGATTGTCCCACAGTTGCTGGTTTCTATCTGCATTTGTCGTCCATGTTTCAGAAGCTGAGAAATCGTggaaaaaatgcatgtctttttcaaGATGTAATATCATTTACGTCTTTTGTTCTTGAAAAAgtcaccaacaaagtgtcgaaacgtcgggaaaacatcaaacctcCGTCTCGATAAATTTCTCTGAAGTCTACCCTGCCAAATGTTAATAGTTATAAGATTTTATGAATAAGCGCTATGTTTTCCCTAAACAATCACATTTCCCAACGATGTTTAGTTTGTCAGCAACGTGAAAAAAAACTACCCTTACCTTGATCGCTAGACACGTCCGTATCCGCTTGGCCAGGTCCACACTGGACTCGTCGGCACCGTCGAAGAAGTCATCATCGTCGtaatcatcgtcgtcgtcgctggAGCTGCTGTTGCTGGAGCTCGAACTAGAGCTGGAACTggagctgctgctactgctgccacTACTGCTGGCCGCACCAGTTCCGGCAGCACCGTGGTGGCGCACGTGCTGGTGGCTTTTCAAAACATCACCATAACCACTGGCATCGCCCACACTGCCACCGCCGCCGTcaccaccgccaccaccaccatcTCCAACGGCATCACTGGTGGTGGGGTTTTGATCCTGGGCGGCACCAGAGCCATTTTGTTGGCGCTTGCGGGAGATTTTctcctgctgctgttgttgctgctgccgaCCGCCGACCAGAACGGTGGACTCGTTCAGCTCACAGTCGTTGATGCTGGTCAAGCACAGGCGGCACAATTTGTAAAACTTGGGCGGTACATTACACATTGTGGATCGATTTGATTCTTCTCCGATTCCACGTTAAAATAAATCGCACTGCTATGTTTGGAGGCTCGTATCTAGCACACAACAATTCAGGCAGCTTTCGAAAGCAAAACAACAGCACAATTTTCAGCAATCACTATTTTCCACACAACAAAACGAAACCAAATGCTTGTTTGGTTTTGCAGTAACATCAAACACATTCAGTTGACGACATCCGGGCCCGGTTTCAGCACAGGAGTTCATCTAGCCTCCGGGGCACTGGCCTCCTGGTTCTTCTACCTTTATCTCGAGGTATATAGCACTACCTATCACACTGCTGGAGGCCACTcggaagaaaaaaatacagaatCTAAaatcaccaacaacaacaaaatcacGTTGAAAGATAAAATTGTTAACAGAATCACTTAAACAACTCCTTTCGCCTCATCGGTCgatgtgtttgtgtgtttgcGCACGTCGTTCTCATGGTCCTCCTCGTTGAGCTGCCACAAACGAGAACCAAGTTCTATTCTTCGGGTCTCTAGCGAGCGACGGACTGCCAGCCAGGTAGAACCTTTTTTTTGTTGCTCGATAAACACACACTTCTTCCACCCCGGAGGCAGGTGTATGCGTGCCTGTGTAAGTGGCTTACTGAATGTCTGAAATGAAATAGTTGAAATGGAGAAGGAAAACAAATCTAAATTAGAAAACATGCGGCAAAGAGAATGTACAACTATTTGTATGTATAATACACAGCATAGCGATAGAATAGCAAGAACATGAACATGAGAGAGCATCTTTTTGGCTGGATGATTTTCGAACCCTACAATCGTCGTCAATCAAGAAAAGGTAAAACAAGCTGCTGGATCCACCGAACAGAGAAAAGGATACGATGACTTGCTTGCTCTGCTCTGGTAAGGTTTAAAATATTAGTCGGCAATAAACAACGTATAGAGAAGTGAATAAACTCTGTTTCGTGGCCCTCCACCTCGTCGTCGTTCAGCTAGCTGCTAGGCATTTGTAGCGCTCCAAAATCGGATCCGGTAAACATTCATTGCAGTgcagaaaaaggcaaaaacatAATCTCACGTTTCGTATTTGCTTTTATTGTTATTATGTTTACTCCCCGAGATTTTTCTTTGTCGTTGGATTCGATTCCAAGTTCCAGCCAGACACAAACACAACCTATCCCGGGCCCGGAATAGATACGAACGAGGAGCCAACCACGTTTTCCAATCTGGTTCTGTTATTGTCAATAAATATCTATCTGTCTGTGCAAGcggtatgtaggtatgtatgtacaCCCAGAATCTACCGGAAACTGCATTTCGGGCACACGTTTCGTTGCATCGTGGCTTATTGAAAATATCCAGCTCATCATCAGATTGTGAAAAATGTTATCAAACTGTGACTGATAAACACATTGTAGCCATATTGCGTGTGTCTTACACCTCACATCCCGTATTTTCGTCTTTGTTGTAACAAAGAGTTTCGATTCGACCATCCTTCCGCTCACACACAGGAACCAGCCAGAATGAGGGTGTTTTTTGCCGGGGAAATCCACAGGGGAGAAACTGTTCGTTTTGTCCCTGTCCGGGCAACCATAATGGAAGAATATCCGAACAGACATATTCACTTTGGGTGGGGGTCTTTATATGATGCTGAGATATGTGCTGATAACAGTTTTATTCCAGGGTGTAGATGATGGCCTAGCTATTTCTCCTCCCGGTAGCTACAGGCTACTGATAGGAATCACTAAAATGATCCTTCTCCCAGGGTTTTTGTGTCCAAATTGTTGGGTATAATGACTGCAGTATGTGTTAAAGTCGAGATAAGAGGTGTTGACAGCCGTTTATGTTTAACATTTCagtgcttcgaaacaattttcgCTCGTCAAATTAAACGTTTCACAGATGAATCTGTGATGAATTGTGTTGTTCTCAAACAAAAATGCTTTTTCTCAATTACTGACGTACTGTATATCAACAAAGCAGCTTGAAATATAGAATGCATATATCAGTTATAAATAGCTCCGTATGCGACAGAAAACGTTAAACTGAACTAAATCGTCAAATGGGTACGAAAATTAGGTTAAAACAGTCCACCAACCACTTTAAGAAATCTATAAAAAATTCTACATCCATTGAACTGTTCCTCAGTTGTAACTTCTGGGGTATTGGCTAGATTACTCTCTTTGGGAACTCTTAGTGACGCCATTGTCACTGTACCACTTGTTTAGTCAAGTTTTAATCCTTTGAACCCCGCAATTTTTCCAACGGAGATAGAAAACGAAAACTTTTAGGAAAGTTTTGTGTtagatcaactaagaaaaaaccgtaggcatgcatttttaattttgtgcCTATACCTCGCAACGGTACGCTGCTAAACAGCAAACGCTGGGACTTATAGCGATGTGGGGAAAAGGATACAGTTTTTGCACAGCTGCATAGTTCTGGACAGGTTAGAACATTGGATTCGGTTCCAGCAATACTGGCATTGGGATGATCTTGCTTTTCGCCCAATTCATACATACGTATGAATTACAATTAGGCAAAATTGTACCAGTTACGTTAACACGGTAATTTTGTTAGGCGTACCATCTGAATTtagagcaaaaacaggtcgattagatttttttctaatCTGCCTTTGTTTCTTAGTGTTCAACTTGATACATCAATTCTAGCCTTCCCTACAATCGAAGCAACTAATCCACTAATCCAAAAATAGATTCTAACCTATTTCGTCGAATGAAATTTAAGTGTGCCAATAACAGTTAACCGGCAGCTATCTGATAAGGTAACACAATTACCGACAGTTGACGCAAAACTAGGCGAATAAATCTCCTATGCACATATTCGATCCGTAGCATCTGAGTTCTCTAGCAGCGTGTGAACTTAAGGCAGTTACCATCGTTAAAGTTTCTCCCAAACGTAGAGATAAAGCAAAGCTGCCAAGATGGCTTGGAAGTTACGGATTTGCGGTAAATCATACCAAATGTAAATTTGGCATCCATTGAATTGATGGATGCTTGGGCACCGAGGTCCACTCTGCGCAGCCCAAACGATAGCATAATTAAAGTGTAGCTAGTTTTCGGTACGGTAAAGACTGATCGCCTGGTCTATGACAACACTTCCGATAAGCCATTTTCATATGCTCCATTTAGGAAATAAATCAAGCAATTTTGGGTAATCAGCGTACAGGTACACTAACTTGCAGCCATAATTCAGCTGTAACACAACATCATTAATCAAaattacaagaaaagcaaaagttCCATTTTGCTGCCTCGAGGAACTCCAGATTTAACACTGAATTTTCAAGTTTCACGCGTACTGCTGAGGTTTGAATCAGTCGTTCGACCGTTTTAAGCCCAAAAATTAAAAAGGACCTTAgtacaaaatgtaaaaaaaaacaagttagaGTTCATTTTTCAGCAAAGAATATTCTTCAGTTATTGGTCTCCATTCGACTCGCTTTTGGGCCACtcttcgccaatttcccagtcgtctcagaagtcgcaaatcaccgtagacctggtcgagccatcttacaCGTCGAGTCCCTCTGTTACAGGTGGCGGTGGAGTTGTTAaggagaactgttttcgtcgtactgtcgtccgacatccttatgACGTTTCCGGCTCagcgtagcctaccgactttcgccagatttaCGACGAGAATCTCTCGAATTAGTGCCTGTAGTTCATGATTCATACCCGTCCGCT harbors:
- the LOC128741023 gene encoding inhibitor of growth protein 1 homolog, which produces MCNVPPKFYKLCRLCLTSINDCELNESTVLVGGRQQQQQQQEKISRKRQQNGSGAAQDQNPTTSDAVGDGGGGGGDGGGGSVGDASGYGDVLKSHQHVRHHGAAGTGAASSSGSSSSSSSSSSSSSSSNSSSSDDDDDYDDDDFFDGADESSVDLAKRIRTCLAIKKKPKAMQEKQNRMEQELEMEVLTK